The following are encoded in a window of Podospora pseudoanserina strain CBS 124.78 chromosome 6, whole genome shotgun sequence genomic DNA:
- a CDS encoding hypothetical protein (COG:S; EggNog:ENOG503P8BC), which yields MSTQQTHPTVPLYHPPAPSPFSLPDPDSVAGYKLIELPPDLVALLEGENPPVLTISPSPTSALLSVPSTSKSYSLRQKNTSNALIILEPTDTSGLKAIATLHETVELVPVPTTAAAPEVKKRGKWHEKFASGRK from the exons ATGTCAacccaacaaacccaccccACAGTCCCCCTCTACCACCCACCAGcgccctcgcccttctccctccccgacccaGACTCGGTAGCAGGGTACAAACTCATCGAACTCCCACCCGACCTCGTAGCGCTACTAGAGGGGGAGAACCCACCTGT ACTAACaatctctccctccccaacctcggccctcctctccgtcccctccacctcaaaaTCCTACTCCCTCCgccaaaaaaacacctccaacgccctcatcatcctcgaacCAACAGACACCAGCGGTCTAAAAGCCATAGCCACGCTCCACGAAACCGTCGAGCTCGTCCCCGTacccaccaccgctgccgccccCGAGGTCAAAAAGAGGGGAAAGTGGCACGAAAAGTTTGCGAGTGGGAGGaaatag